Within Myceligenerans xiligouense, the genomic segment GGGTCGTGCCGTCGTCGTTCTACGCACCGGGGGGTGGCCGGCCGCACTACGACGGGCTCCCGGTCGACGTGGTGGCTTCCTGCATCGTCGCTCTCGACGCCGCGGGCCGAGGTGGCTACTCCACTCATCACGTCGTCAACCCCCTCGACGACGGCGTCTCGCTCGACACGATGGTCGACTGGCTCACCGGCCTGGGCGTGGAGCTCACGAAGGTCGACGACCACGCCGACTGGCACCGGCGGCTCGGAGCCGGACTGCGGGCACTGCCCGAGTCGGAACGTCGAGCGTCCATCCTCCCGCTGCTCGACAGCTTCTCGGCGCCCGAACAGCCCGTGGCCGGATCGTCGATCGCGTCCCCGGGGTTCCTGGCGCGTGTCCGGGACCTCGGGCTGGACACCAGGATCCGCAGCCTCGACGCACGATTCGTCGAGAAGTCGCTGTCCGACCTCGAGCACGTTCACGGCCGCCCGCTCAGGACCGCCTAGAACACCGCGACGGCGCCGCCGCCGCACCCCCCACCACAGCACCCGTACCCCGTCGCCCCGGCAGGGCGTCCGCCGACACGGCCACCCGCCGAGGCCTGCTGCGCCCTGCCCTGCCCCACCCCCGCCTGCCCGCACCGCTTTGCCCAGATCCCGTCCGCGGCCGTCCGGCTCGCCCGGGCAGGAGGGGCGGACCGTGCACGCCATCGACCCGAAGGAGAACGAACCGATGAGCGCACCGAGCGACACCGAACCCGTTCGACCCGCCGACCTCCTCTCTCCCTCCACCCGACCGCCGACGGATTCCGAGGGATCCGGGGACCCGCGTGTGCGTGCTCTTGATCCGCTGCCGGCGCCGGGTGAGGTCCTGGCCGAGATGCCGCTGGGAACGGCACGGGGTGACCTGGTGGCGACCTCACGGCGCGAGGTCCGTGACGTGCTGACCGGTGAGGACGACCGACTCCTGGTGATCGTGGGCCCGTGCAGCGTGCACGACCCGGCCGCGGCCCTGGAGTACGCCACCCGGCTCGCGGCGGCCGCCCGTGACCTGGCCGACGACCTGGTCGTGGTGATGCGCGTCTACTTCGAGAAGCCTCGCACCACCGTGGGCTGGAAAGGCCTGATCAACGACCCCCACCTGGACGGCACCCACGACGTGGCACACGGACTACGCCTGGCACGACAAGTCCTGCTGGGGGTCCTGGACGCGGGCGTCCCCGCCGCATGCGAGTTCCTCGAACCCACCAGCCCGCAATACATCGCCGACGCCGTCACCTGGGGAGCGATCGGAGCCCGCAACGCCGAGTCCCAGGTCCACCGCCAATTCGCCTCCGGCCTGTCCATGCCCGTGGGCTTCAAGAACGCCACCGACGGCGACGTCCAGATCGCCGTGGACGGCTGCCTCACGGCCGCCGGCGAGCACACCTTCTTCGGCACCGACACCACCGGCCGCGCCGCCGCCGTCCGCACCACCGGAAACCCCGACTGCCACATCATCCTGCGCGGCGGACGGCGCGGCCCCAACTACCACCCCCACGACGTCACCACCGCCCTGCGCACCGCCCGCGCCTCCGGACTGCACGGCTCCCTGACCCACGGCCTGGTCGTCGACGCCTCCCACGGCAACTCCGGCAAGGACCACGAGCGCCAGGCCCACGTCACCCGAGAACTCGCCGCCCGCCTGGCCGCCGGCGAACCCGGCATCACCGGCCTCATGCTCGAATCCTTCCTCCACGCCGGCGCCCAGAAGCCCGGCCCCCTCCACACCCTCACCTACGGCCGGTCCATCACCGACACCTGCATGGACTGGACCACCACCCACCACCTCCTGCGCACCCTCGCCCATGCCGCCCGCCAACGCCGCGCGGCCGGGCGGACGTCCGCGCCGGCGCCGGACTCCGAGCGACGAGACGACCGAGATCGGGTATCCCTGGCATGAGTACCCAGGACAGTGGGCTTGTCCGCCCGCCACCGGCCTTCCGACGATGGTGGGCATGAGCACACCTGGAACCGACCGTAGACCGGTGCCTCCCGCACCCCGCCGCGCCTGGACCGGGCTCCTCGTGACCCTCGGCCCCGTGCTGCTGGTCGCGATGGACGGATCGGTCCTGTTCCTCGCCATGCCGAGGATCAACGAGGGCATCCAGCCGACGACGGACCAGAGCCTCTGGATCCTCGACATCTACGGGTTCGTCGTCGGCTCGCTCCTGATCACCTTCGGCAACGTGGGTGACCGGTTCGGGCGGCGTCGTCTCCTGCTCATCGGGGCGTCGGTCTTCGGGCTCGGGTCGTTGTGCGGTTCGTTCGCCCCGACGCCCGAGATCCTCATCGCCTCCCGAGCGCTGATGGCCCTCGGAGGCGCGACCCTGCTCCCGTCCGCGCTGGCCGTCATCAGCGAACTCTTCGAGAACCCCGTCCAGCGGGCCAGGGCCATCGGCATCTTCGCCGCGACGTTCGCCGCCGGGTTCGTCATCGGTCCGATCGTCGGCGGGCTTCTGCTCAGCCGCTTCTGGTGGGGCTCCGTGTTCCTCATCAACATCCCCGTCGTCGTGGCCTTCCTCTGCCTGGCACCCACGCTCCTCAAGGAGGTCAAGGGAACCCGTCCCGGGAAGATCGACATCCCCAGCGTGCTGCTCTCGGCCGTCGGGCTGCTCCTGGCGATCTACGGGATCAAGCACGCCGCGACCTACGGCCTCGATCTCCTGAGCGGAGCGCTGGTCGTCGCCGGGACCGGCTTGGTCGTCGTGTTCGTCCGGCGCCAGCGACGCATCCCCCGGCCGCTGCTCGAGATCGGCCTCTTCAGGCAGCACGTCTTCGCCGTGGCCATTCTCACCGGACTGCTGTCACTGTTCGTCTGGTCCGCCGCGGCGTACCTGAGCATGACGTATCTCCAGTCGGTGCTGGGGCACTCGGTTCTCGTCTCGGCCACCCTGGCGGTCCCGGGTGCCGTCGTCCTCACCCTGTCGAGCGTCCTGACCCCGCGCCTGGTCGAGCGGATCGGGGCGCGGAGCGCACTGATCCTGTGTCACTTCTCCATGGCGGCAGGCATGGCGCTGCTGCTGTTCACGAACGAGACCACGGGTGTGCTCTTCTACATCGCCTCGACCGTCGTCGCCGGGATCGGGTTCGGCATCTCGTTCAGCCTCGTCGCGGACACCGCCGTGGGCGCCGTGCCGGAGTCGCGTGCCGGGGCCGCCGGCGCCATCGCCGAGACGAGCAACGAGATCGGCAACGCCCTCGGGATCGCGCTGCTCGGTTCGCTCCTGACGGTGGTCTTCCGGATGACGTTCCCGGGGGACGCGACGGGCATCGCCGAGTTCATCGAGGAGAGCGGGACCGCCTCACCGGCGTTCGCGACGGCACAGGCCGCCTTCCTCGACGGGTACCACGTGGTCGCCGCGCTGGCCGGCATCATCTGTGTCGCTCTCGGGCTCCTGGCCGTCCGCTGGATCCCCCGGGACACCGGCGCCCAGGGCGACCCGGCGGCGTCGCAGCAGCCGGTCGACACCGTGAACACCTGACACCTTCTCGTCCGTCCCGCTGGGAACCCACGATCCGTCGCGTTCTGAGGAGCACGTCCGTGTCCGATCTGATGGGGCGACCCGTGCGTCCGGCCGTGCCCGCCCACCGCGCCGCGGACGACTGGCACGAGCAGGTTCTGGGCGACCTGGGCCCGAAGGTGTTCGTGTCGCTGGCACGGAGCGACCAACGCTGCAAGGCCATGCAGTACGTTCGTGCCCTGCTCGCGACGCCGGGACGCAAGTCCGTGCGCAACATCGCTCGTTCCGTCGGTGGCGCGGCGGCCGCCCAGCGCCTGCACCACTTCGTCAACAGCTCTCCCTGGGACTGGCGGCTGGTGCGCCGTGCGGTGGCTCGCCATCTGGTGGACGTCGCGGCACCGCAGGCCTGGGTGATCCGACAGACCGTGTTCCCCAAGGCGGGAACCAGTTCGGTAGGCGTGGGACGCAGCTACGACCCGGTCCAGGGAAAGGTCCTCAACGCGCAACGGGCACTCGGCGTCTGGTTCGCCTCGGCCGCGATGTGCAGCCCGGTCGACTGGCACCTGCTCCTGCCACGACAGCACGTCCCGGCAGCCGGCCGGGCCCCCTACGCTCCGGACGGCGGGGAGGCCGAAAGTCTCGCGGAGACCGCCGTGCGGGTGTACGCCGCCACCACCACGGGTCTTCCCCGGCAGCCGGTGATCATGGACGCTCGCGGGGTCGAGGCCGAACTCCTCATCCACGAGCTGTGGGAGCGCGAGTTACCGTTCCTGGTCCGGGTCGACCACGCGCACCGGTTCCGACCCGAGCGCGACGCCCGTCCCGAGCCGGCGCACCTGCTGCTCGCCGCCCGAAACCGCATGCGGCGTCCCGTCACCGCACCACCGACGCTGCGGCCGGAGGCGACGGCCACCGTCGCGGCCACCCTTCAGGTCCGGGCCGCGGGCGGGAACCGTCCGGCACGGGCGTCCGGCCCTCTCATCCTGCTCGGGCTCGGGCCCCTGGGTGGCCCCTGGCCGGCCGGCGTCTGGGTCACGAACCTGGCCGAGACCTCGGCCTCGGAACTCTACGGGTCGACCCTGCTCACCGACAGCGTCGACGACGCGTTCACGGAGGCCTGCGCGACCTCCGGCCTGCGTGACTTCGCCGGGCGGTCGTTCGGCGGGTGGCACCGGCACGTCACCCTCGCGTCGACCGCGCACACCATCAGCACCCTGACCCGTCTCCGGCAGCCGCCCGGACCACCGTCCACCCGGCGGCGGTAGGTCCGGACGCCGAGCCTCGGTTCCCGGGCGACGGAGGCCCGCAGGCCCACACGAAGGACGGCTCCCATCAGGGGTCCGCCGCGCGCCCCCACCCCCGGCACCACGTCCGGGGTCCGGGGGCCCGCCCCCGGGGCGGGGCGTGGGGGCTCCGCCCCCACGAGAAAACAACGAAACCGCCGCGGCCGAAGGCCACAGCGGTTCGCGGTTGAGTGTCCGAGAGGGGAATTGGTCACTATCCTCACGCCCTATCCTGCTCCCCAAGGCGCGCTGAGCAGGGACGACACGTTCCCACTTCCTGCCGATGGCTTGAGCCGGTACGTAGCCCTCCGCGTTGCGGCGCCTGCCCGCAGATGTTCGACCTGCTCAGCGGTGCGTTCGCGGACGTTTCCCAGCCGAATGTCGCGCGCTTCCCGGTTTCCTTCGCACGGCCGGGCGCGTTCGAGGAAGGGAAATGGCGAAGGCCTGACCTCACGCTGAGGGAACGTCGGCACGCACGCGAGATCCTGGCGAGCATCGGTGCCGGTCCAGGAGACCTCGCGCGGCGCGACCGCCCGCTGGCGTTCGTCGATGTCGTGCACGAGGGCGGTACTTTCACTGAGCTCTTCGACCTCCTCCGTGGCTGGGGGGGAAGAGGAACGCGCGCCGTGGTCGGTGATCCGTACGAAGGTACGTTTCGTCGGAGTCACCTCCCGCGAGAAGACCAGCCCGAAGACATGGCGCTGGCACCAGCACGCTGGATGGACGGACGCACTCCCGGCGGACGCCGTCGTCAATGTCTCGCTCGATCCGTACGCCTGGTCGTACTTCGGCGATTACCAGACCAAGCTCCACCGGAGCTTCCGGCCGAAGGACTGGACCGCGGACATCGACGGCCCCGGCCGGGACGAGAAGACCCGCGCGGCCCTCGCGCAGGCCGTCGGGATCGTGCGATACGGCCGGAGCAAAGAGGGCCGGCAAGCACTCGCCAGGGCGATGACGAGCGAGCCCGCGATCGCCGAGTCCTGGCTGCGAACACTTGTCACGCACCTGAACCGGAGCGGCGACGCCTGACCTCGTCGTCCCGTTCCACCATCGAACGCGCGGAACGCCTTGGGATGGGGTCGGGGCATCTCGACGTACCGCCGCCTCGCGGGGGTGCCGCTGCGAGTACCGAAGGATCGCGCGAGTGTTTCGACCGACACGGTTCTCTTGATCCAGCCGGTGACCAAGGGGGTACAGGTCATACCGGCACAAGCACGGGATGGTAGCCGCCGCGCCCTCCCCGCAAGCTGAAGACGACCGAGAGAAAGGGTCCTCAGATGACAGACACCACCACTACCGCTACCCGCGCCGAGGCAGACGTGCGGGATGCGGTGCTCCGCTGGAAGACGAGCTTCGAGGCCAAGCGCGTCGACGAGATGATGACGTTCTACGCGCCAGACGGGTTCACCGCGTTCGACCTGATGCCGCCGCTGGAGTTTCACGGCGGCCCGATGTGGCGGGAGAACTGGGTGGCCTTCTTCGCCGCGTTCGACGGGCCCATCCATCTCGACCTGTCCGGCCTGGAGATCCACACCGGCGGCGACCTCGCTTTCATGCGAGCGTTCGTCCGGCTGCGCGGCGTCATGTACGGAGACGACCTGGACACCTGGGTACGGCAGACGAACTGCTTCCGACTCATCGACGGAGAATGGCTCATGATCCATGACCACGTGTCATGGCCCACGGACTTCGCGACGGGCCAGTCGCTCATGGCTCTCGTGCCGGACGCCGCCGAGTAGTCGGCTTGTCGCGGGATCGGGCGTACACAAAGATGGACGGCGTGACGCCCGATCCCGCGACCAATCACCTCGGGGCCTTCCTGCGTTCTCGGCGCGAGCACCTGCGCCCGGTCAACGACAGCGGGCGACGCCGCACCGCCGGACTACGTCGAGCGGAGGTGGCCGCCCGCGCCAGCATCAGCGTCGAGTGGTACACCCGACTCGAGCAGGGCCGCGGAGGGCGCCCCTCCCGGCAGGTCCTCGACGCGATCTGCACAGCGCTAGAGCTGCGCGAGGACGAACGCACACATGCCTTCGTACTTGCGTTCGGTACCACGGCCACCGCCGACCCGTTCAACGGTGGGGAACAGCTCGCGCGGACGCAGCGCGTGCTCGACAACCTCATGCCGTGGCCGGCGTATCTGAAATCTCCGACCTGGGATATTCTCGCGTGGAACGCAGCCAGTCGCCGGTTCCTCACCGACTATCCCAGCATCCCGCAAACCGACCGCAACGTCCTGCGCATCCTGTTCACCGACCCGACCACGCGGGAGCGCATCGCGGACTGGCATGCGGAGGCGAAGCTCACCGTCGCCACATTCCGCCTGGAACAAGCCCGATGGAACGCCTCCCCCGCGTCCGTTGACGACCTGGTACGCGCCCTCCGGGACGAGTCTGCGGAGTTCGCCGCCATCTGGGACCTGAACGAGGTGGGCCATCTCGGCCAGGGGATCAAACACCTACTTGTCGGTCCTGAGAAAGAGACCGTCTCCCTGCACTACGAGTCGATGACCGTCGACGCGCTCCCCGGAGCAGGGCTCGTCGTCTACGCACCCGTGGGACCGCGCGACGAGCATCTCCTCGACCGCGCCATGCGGGAACAACCCTAAGACCTCGTTTCAGAATGGTCGGCGTGTCCGCTATGCCTGACCAGCTGGCTCGGGGCAGGCTGCGGGCTCGTGATCGAGGATTTGGTCCCTGACCTGCTGTGGGAGCAGGTGGCGTCGTAGTTGCCGGCGCCGAAGCTGCGTCCGTACCGGCATCACGGTCGGCGGCGGGCTGATGATCGGGCGGCGCTAGCCGGGATCGTGTTCGTGTTACGGCACGGGGTCGGCTGGCGCCAGGTCCCCGCTCAGGCGCTGGGTGTCTCGGGCGTCACGTGCTGGCGCCGTCTGCGGGAGTGGACCGAGGCCGGCGTGTGGCCGAAGCTGCACGATGCGGTGCTCGCCCAGATGCGCCGAGAGGGTCTGCTCGACCTGGAAGAGATGAGTGGCGGAGTCGGCGATCAGTTCCGGCTGCACCGGCGTGTCAGTGACGAGGCCGGTGGCGTACTGCGGGCTGGTCTGCTTCCACGTGCGACCGGCGGTGTCGTAGAACACCTGGGTGATCTGCCGACCCCGCGTCGCGGCGTCGTCGTCGTCGCGCAGCTCACCGGTATCCAGTGCCTCGTCCTGCGTCTGGAACACGCGCATGAGCCCGTCGTAGAACTCCGACGCACGCCGGACCGGCTGATCGTCCCGGTCCGCGCCGAGGGTACGGGGAGCACCACGTTCAGACCGTTGGCGCGGGTGGTGTACTCGTACTCGACCGATGGGACCGACAGGCCCTCGTGCTGCGGGTAGACCACCTCGACGAGACGCCCGAGCGCGTCGTAGGTGCCGCGAGTGCTCTGCCCGTTGGTGTCCGTGGCGGCCTTCAACTGGCCCGTGACCGCGTTGTAGGTCGTGGCGTCTCGCTGCTCCGACTCCTGAACGCTTGACGTCGACCAAGGCCCGAGTGCTCTTGGACGACGACGTTGTGTTGGACGCCCGAGCCACCATGGAGATCCGGCTGACCCCACAGCAGCCTCGGATCGAGCCGAATGGTTCGACGTTCTTGCCACTACCCCCGACCGCTGCCCGCCGCGAGCCGACCGCAGCAACGACACAGCCCCCGACCAGATAGTCAGGGGCTCGGTGCACACACGGTGCGTACGCGAAAACTCGCGATCCTGCGTTTGCGCAGGTCAAACAGGGTGTCCGAGAGGGGACTTGAACCCCTACGCCCTAATACGGGCACTAGCACCTCAAGCTAGCGCGTCTACCAATTCCGCCACCCGGACAGGTGGACCGTCCCGGGCCTCTCGGCGCCGTTCCGGTGCGGAAAAAACATAGCACGAACCGGGCGCGAACTTCGCATCGATACGGATGTGACCTGTACCTCTCCCCGCCGTGGCGGTGTCGTGCCTCCGATCGTGGCGGACTCCCGCCGCGCGTCGTGGAAACCCGCTGCCGCGCGCGGTGGCGACCGGACGCTTCGCGCAGCACGATGGAACGGAGCTGACCCAGGGCCGACCCGTTCGGTCCGCCGAGATGGCCGGAAGAGAGGACCAGAAATGTCCCCGAAGCTGCCCCGCTACACCGTCCCGTCCCTCACTCCGGAGGAGGGCGGCAAGGTCGCCGAGATCCTCCAGGAGCGACTGCACGCCCTGAACGACCTGCATCTGACGCTCAAGCACGTGCACTGGAACGTGGTGGGCCCGCACTTCATCGGCGTCCACGAGATGCTGGACCCCCAGGTCGAGGCCGTCCGCGCCATGGTGGATCAGATCGCCGAGCGCATCGCGACCCTGGGTGCCGTCCCGGTCGGCACGCCGGCCGCTCTGGTCGCGGCGCGCAGCTGGGACGACTACAAGCTGGGGCGCGCCCCCGCGATCGAGCACCTGGGCGAGCTGGACCACGTCTACGACGGGGTCATCACGTCTCACCGTAGGGCCGCCGAGGCGACGGCGGACCTGGACGACGTCACGAACGACCTGCTCATCGGCCACCTGCACGACCTGGAGCAGTTCCACTGGTTCGTCCGTGCCCATCTGGAGTCGGCGTCGGGCGCGATCCCGGAGTGACGGCGCACGCCGGCTCGCACGAACGCTGAGGTGCCGCGCGGGACGTGGCCGCGTCCGGCACCGCCGATGTGGCCGATGTGAGAGGCATGTGTCGGTTCCGCAGACGGCGCCGCCCGGGTCCTCGCTTCTCCACGCCCGCTTGGGTACGTTGACAACGTGGTCGAGCAGGGGCCTCACCGGTGATCAGCGCCTCGACGGAGGATCCATGCGCGAGCCCGCTCCCACCCCAGTTCCACTCCATCTGACCACGGGCGGCGCCGCGCCTGTCGGGCGGTTCTCGGCGGATCTCGCCACGGGTCGATGGCGATGGTCGGACGAGACATACCGCATCCACGGCTTCGAGCCGGCCGAGGTGGTGCCGAGCACCGCCGTCGTGCTCGCCCACACCCATCCGGACCACCGTGCGCAGGTACGGGGCGTGCTGGACCACGCGGTGCGCACTCATGAGCCCTTCGCCACGGTGCACCGCATCGTCGACACCGGCGGTCGTGACCGCGTCGTCTCGGTCGTCGGTGAGGTCCGGCCGGGCCCCGCCCACCCGTCTCGCGAGGTGATCGGCTACGTGCAGGACCTGACGGACACGGTCAAGGAGCTCGCCGCCCGGCAGGCGAACGACTCCATCCGGGCAGCCGCCCGCAGCCGCCGGGACATCGAGCAGGCCAAGGCGATCGTCGCGATGCTGCTGGACGTGGACGACGACGTGGCCTTCGGGGTGCTGCGCCACGAGTCCAACATCACCAACAC encodes:
- a CDS encoding 3-deoxy-7-phosphoheptulonate synthase, encoding MSAPSDTEPVRPADLLSPSTRPPTDSEGSGDPRVRALDPLPAPGEVLAEMPLGTARGDLVATSRREVRDVLTGEDDRLLVIVGPCSVHDPAAALEYATRLAAAARDLADDLVVVMRVYFEKPRTTVGWKGLINDPHLDGTHDVAHGLRLARQVLLGVLDAGVPAACEFLEPTSPQYIADAVTWGAIGARNAESQVHRQFASGLSMPVGFKNATDGDVQIAVDGCLTAAGEHTFFGTDTTGRAAAVRTTGNPDCHIILRGGRRGPNYHPHDVTTALRTARASGLHGSLTHGLVVDASHGNSGKDHERQAHVTRELAARLAAGEPGITGLMLESFLHAGAQKPGPLHTLTYGRSITDTCMDWTTTHHLLRTLAHAARQRRAAGRTSAPAPDSERRDDRDRVSLA
- a CDS encoding MFS transporter; the encoded protein is MPPAPRRAWTGLLVTLGPVLLVAMDGSVLFLAMPRINEGIQPTTDQSLWILDIYGFVVGSLLITFGNVGDRFGRRRLLLIGASVFGLGSLCGSFAPTPEILIASRALMALGGATLLPSALAVISELFENPVQRARAIGIFAATFAAGFVIGPIVGGLLLSRFWWGSVFLINIPVVVAFLCLAPTLLKEVKGTRPGKIDIPSVLLSAVGLLLAIYGIKHAATYGLDLLSGALVVAGTGLVVVFVRRQRRIPRPLLEIGLFRQHVFAVAILTGLLSLFVWSAAAYLSMTYLQSVLGHSVLVSATLAVPGAVVLTLSSVLTPRLVERIGARSALILCHFSMAAGMALLLFTNETTGVLFYIASTVVAGIGFGISFSLVADTAVGAVPESRAGAAGAIAETSNEIGNALGIALLGSLLTVVFRMTFPGDATGIAEFIEESGTASPAFATAQAAFLDGYHVVAALAGIICVALGLLAVRWIPRDTGAQGDPAASQQPVDTVNT
- a CDS encoding IS701 family transposase; translated protein: MSDLMGRPVRPAVPAHRAADDWHEQVLGDLGPKVFVSLARSDQRCKAMQYVRALLATPGRKSVRNIARSVGGAAAAQRLHHFVNSSPWDWRLVRRAVARHLVDVAAPQAWVIRQTVFPKAGTSSVGVGRSYDPVQGKVLNAQRALGVWFASAAMCSPVDWHLLLPRQHVPAAGRAPYAPDGGEAESLAETAVRVYAATTTGLPRQPVIMDARGVEAELLIHELWERELPFLVRVDHAHRFRPERDARPEPAHLLLAARNRMRRPVTAPPTLRPEATATVAATLQVRAAGGNRPARASGPLILLGLGPLGGPWPAGVWVTNLAETSASELYGSTLLTDSVDDAFTEACATSGLRDFAGRSFGGWHRHVTLASTAHTISTLTRLRQPPGPPSTRRR
- a CDS encoding YybH family protein, whose product is MTDTTTTATRAEADVRDAVLRWKTSFEAKRVDEMMTFYAPDGFTAFDLMPPLEFHGGPMWRENWVAFFAAFDGPIHLDLSGLEIHTGGDLAFMRAFVRLRGVMYGDDLDTWVRQTNCFRLIDGEWLMIHDHVSWPTDFATGQSLMALVPDAAE
- a CDS encoding helix-turn-helix transcriptional regulator, with amino-acid sequence MTPDPATNHLGAFLRSRREHLRPVNDSGRRRTAGLRRAEVAARASISVEWYTRLEQGRGGRPSRQVLDAICTALELREDERTHAFVLAFGTTATADPFNGGEQLARTQRVLDNLMPWPAYLKSPTWDILAWNAASRRFLTDYPSIPQTDRNVLRILFTDPTTRERIADWHAEAKLTVATFRLEQARWNASPASVDDLVRALRDESAEFAAIWDLNEVGHLGQGIKHLLVGPEKETVSLHYESMTVDALPGAGLVVYAPVGPRDEHLLDRAMREQP
- a CDS encoding Dps family protein; protein product: MSPKLPRYTVPSLTPEEGGKVAEILQERLHALNDLHLTLKHVHWNVVGPHFIGVHEMLDPQVEAVRAMVDQIAERIATLGAVPVGTPAALVAARSWDDYKLGRAPAIEHLGELDHVYDGVITSHRRAAEATADLDDVTNDLLIGHLHDLEQFHWFVRAHLESASGAIPE
- a CDS encoding PAS and ANTAR domain-containing protein, yielding MREPAPTPVPLHLTTGGAAPVGRFSADLATGRWRWSDETYRIHGFEPAEVVPSTAVVLAHTHPDHRAQVRGVLDHAVRTHEPFATVHRIVDTGGRDRVVSVVGEVRPGPAHPSREVIGYVQDLTDTVKELAARQANDSIRAAARSRRDIEQAKAIVAMLLDVDDDVAFGVLRHESNITNTPVRELAQDLVTRARETGRDYCLSPDVLPRLLRS